In a genomic window of Desulfobacterales bacterium:
- a CDS encoding EAL domain-containing protein — MSNLLIDRNVIPHFQPIVKFSNMEVIGYEILGRISDEYLPSNPSELLELAQKFGYDSELSALFREVGVEVGRYLLGSPVLFVNTTQMEIYKTDDLLGSFKKIHDMAPSNRIVVEINEKAVTTKNEMSRLRNGLEKLNIGLAFDDFGAGQTRLVELAKAPPDYLKYQ, encoded by the coding sequence TTGAGCAATTTGCTTATTGATAGAAACGTAATTCCACATTTTCAACCCATCGTAAAATTTTCAAATATGGAGGTAATCGGTTACGAGATTCTTGGGAGGATTTCTGACGAGTACCTGCCATCGAATCCTTCTGAGCTATTAGAGCTAGCTCAGAAGTTTGGGTATGACTCTGAACTTAGCGCCTTGTTCCGTGAAGTGGGAGTTGAAGTTGGGAGATACTTGCTGGGATCTCCCGTTTTATTTGTCAACACTACACAAATGGAAATTTACAAGACAGATGATCTCTTGGGGTCGTTCAAGAAAATCCATGATATGGCTCCCTCGAACAGAATCGTAGTCGAAATTAATGAAAAGGCTGTTACCACCAAAAATGAAATGTCGAGGCTTCGCAATGGTTTGGAAAAACTAAACATAGGACTGGCATTTGATGACTTTGGCGCTGGGCAAACCCGGCTGGTGGAGCTTGCCAAGGCTCCTCCAGATTATCTTAAGTACCAATGA
- a CDS encoding AAA family ATPase, translating into MPAQLENDTKIAKKKAQILKIPFVDPLRAAIEPSALSLLEPEMAVKRQALPIRVVDNVLLVAMMTPEEPVAVKSLELLTGFKIRPAVAPKNSLSIALKKYYGNGYAAALSVKNRPAKTVQKPISAKSQKDASAATTISVISNKGGVGKTHISINLAYSLAKKGARVLLIDADLGNADVSNKLGLFPKSHLIDFLEKNKKLDELLFRTAYGFDLIASSYGEFKLANLYYVQKIKFINHFKKISQRYEFAIFDLGAGISRMVMDFALAADHTIIVTTPQDFISGYACTKAAFSRFIEIEERLESKHSNYRPQWIFAPILLINQVSHLRQGFKLFDTLTKSADKKLNSHEGRFRIKPEYLGAIPYERTAVRTAEIKKKPLLLTAPRVKAAQSIQHMSTRFFYPETVYNPKVKFKQPLARFAAILSQKN; encoded by the coding sequence ATGCCCGCGCAATTAGAAAACGATACGAAAATAGCAAAGAAAAAGGCGCAAATCTTAAAAATACCTTTTGTCGATCCGCTGCGGGCTGCCATCGAACCGTCTGCGCTTAGCCTTCTTGAACCGGAAATGGCCGTCAAACGACAGGCCTTGCCCATCCGCGTGGTGGATAATGTCCTGCTGGTCGCCATGATGACACCGGAGGAACCCGTCGCCGTTAAAAGCCTGGAATTGCTCACCGGGTTTAAGATTCGTCCGGCGGTGGCGCCTAAAAATTCCCTCTCGATCGCACTAAAAAAGTATTATGGCAACGGATACGCTGCAGCGCTATCTGTGAAAAATCGCCCCGCAAAGACAGTTCAAAAACCGATTTCTGCAAAAAGCCAAAAAGATGCAAGCGCCGCAACCACCATCTCAGTGATCTCAAACAAGGGGGGGGTCGGCAAAACCCATATTTCCATCAACCTGGCCTACAGCCTGGCTAAAAAAGGCGCCAGGGTGCTGCTAATTGATGCGGATCTGGGCAATGCAGATGTCTCAAACAAACTGGGACTGTTTCCCAAAAGCCACCTGATCGATTTTCTGGAAAAAAATAAAAAACTGGATGAACTTCTTTTTCGTACAGCATACGGTTTTGACCTGATCGCCAGTTCCTACGGAGAATTTAAACTGGCGAATTTGTACTATGTCCAGAAGATAAAATTTATCAACCACTTTAAAAAAATCAGTCAACGATATGAATTTGCGATCTTTGACCTGGGCGCCGGCATATCCCGCATGGTGATGGATTTCGCATTGGCGGCTGATCACACGATTATTGTCACCACGCCCCAGGACTTCATCAGTGGTTACGCCTGCACAAAGGCCGCATTTTCCCGGTTTATTGAGATCGAAGAAAGACTGGAGTCCAAGCATTCCAATTACAGGCCCCAGTGGATATTTGCGCCGATCCTGCTGATCAATCAGGTCAGTCATCTGCGCCAGGGATTCAAGCTTTTTGATACCCTCACAAAATCAGCCGATAAGAAGCTCAATTCACATGAAGGCAGGTTTCGCATCAAACCCGAGTATCTGGGGGCTATCCCATATGAGAGAACCGCAGTGCGAACGGCAGAGATAAAAAAGAAGCCTCTACTTCTTACCGCTCCCCGTGTAAAGGCCGCCCAGAGCATACAGCACATGTCCACACGATTTTTTTACCCAGAGACAGTCTACAACCCAAAGGTCAAATTCAAACAACCGCTGGCACGTTTTGCAGCTATTCTCTCCCAAAAAAATTAG
- a CDS encoding polymer-forming cytoskeletal protein produces MKKLDKDIQMLGPQAVLEGNLVFEGTLFMNGHVKGGIESRAGSVVIGEDAVIHADIFVRTATVNGEVNGTVRATERIELNPPARMYGDLTAPVVVIHEGVIFEGNCTIKPKDDSLSQAEPKLSTIADESAEALESSRKSNKSLGSAKIAK; encoded by the coding sequence ATGAAAAAATTGGACAAGGATATTCAAATGCTGGGACCGCAGGCGGTTCTGGAAGGAAACCTTGTATTTGAAGGAACGCTGTTTATGAACGGTCACGTCAAAGGCGGAATTGAAAGCCGTGCCGGATCGGTTGTTATCGGCGAAGATGCCGTGATTCATGCCGATATTTTTGTTCGAACCGCCACTGTTAACGGTGAAGTAAATGGGACGGTTCGCGCCACAGAGCGCATCGAACTCAACCCCCCGGCGCGCATGTACGGAGATCTCACCGCGCCTGTCGTCGTCATTCATGAAGGAGTTATTTTTGAAGGCAATTGCACCATCAAACCCAAAGATGATAGCCTCTCGCAAGCAGAGCCGAAGCTGTCAACCATTGCAGATGAATCCGCAGAAGCGCTAGAGTCATCCCGCAAATCTAACAAATCATTGGGTTCCGCCAAAATTGCGAAATAG
- a CDS encoding polymer-forming cytoskeletal protein, producing the protein MSGQMVGNVLAQRNVDISHSANFQGEIHASGIAVENGADFNGTVELSRGSHKKAAAKMSKSEPQ; encoded by the coding sequence ATCAGTGGTCAAATGGTTGGCAATGTATTGGCCCAAAGAAATGTTGACATCAGCCACAGTGCCAATTTTCAGGGCGAGATTCATGCCAGCGGCATCGCAGTGGAGAATGGCGCGGATTTTAACGGCACGGTGGAACTCAGCCGGGGAAGCCATAAGAAAGCCGCAGCCAAGATGAGCAAATCTGAACCACAGTAG
- a CDS encoding histidine phosphatase family protein has product MKTLYLARHAKSSWKYPKLDDFERPLNKRGRKNVPLMGIVLAKLKVAPDLIISSPANRAAMTARVLAAAIDYPLENIQYSEAIYEFSEFALIEVIQQIDDELKAVMLFGHNPGITGLANYVGDQSISNIPTCGVFCAELNISSWADISEQCGKMIFFEFPKKHVI; this is encoded by the coding sequence ATGAAAACGCTTTACCTGGCCCGGCACGCCAAATCAAGCTGGAAATATCCAAAACTGGATGATTTTGAAAGACCCTTGAACAAACGCGGTCGCAAAAATGTGCCACTGATGGGCATTGTTCTGGCCAAGCTAAAGGTGGCACCGGACCTGATCATATCCAGCCCGGCCAACCGGGCCGCCATGACCGCCCGGGTTCTTGCGGCAGCCATAGATTACCCGCTTGAAAACATCCAGTACAGCGAGGCGATTTATGAGTTCAGTGAATTTGCGCTGATCGAGGTGATCCAGCAAATCGACGATGAACTGAAAGCCGTTATGCTTTTCGGCCACAACCCGGGCATCACCGGGCTGGCCAATTATGTCGGTGATCAGTCGATCAGCAACATCCCCACCTGTGGCGTCTTCTGTGCGGAGCTCAACATATCATCCTGGGCTGACATAAGCGAGCAATGCGGCAAAATGATCTTCTTTGAATTTCCAAAAAAGCATGTCATCTGA
- a CDS encoding ParA family protein, with protein sequence MTTLAIFSNKGGVGKTATAVNLSYLAAQTGAKTLICDLDPQGSASYYFRVKPKLKSGPKGYVKGAKGVYKSVKGTDFENLDILPADFSLRKLDVLYNKFGNSKKRLKIMLYPFACEYKYILLDCPVTIGILAENILNAADHVLVPMIPTTLSVRTYRQLLAFANKKRYDTSKMYPFFSMVDRHKKMHRELMLSVSRGFKGVLQSFVPYLAQVEKMGIHRAPVSAFAPKSVASKSYQNLWDKVESTIFAAR encoded by the coding sequence ATGACAACCTTGGCAATTTTCAGCAATAAAGGTGGGGTGGGCAAAACCGCCACAGCCGTAAACTTGTCTTACCTGGCTGCCCAAACGGGGGCCAAAACCTTGATATGCGATTTAGATCCACAGGGCTCAGCTTCCTATTACTTCCGGGTAAAGCCCAAGCTCAAGTCCGGCCCCAAAGGTTATGTCAAAGGCGCCAAAGGAGTTTATAAAAGCGTTAAAGGCACCGATTTTGAAAACCTGGATATTCTCCCGGCGGATTTTTCACTCCGCAAGTTAGACGTGTTGTACAATAAATTCGGCAACTCTAAAAAACGCCTTAAAATAATGCTTTACCCGTTTGCGTGCGAATATAAGTACATCCTCCTGGATTGTCCGGTGACCATCGGCATTTTAGCTGAAAACATTCTCAACGCTGCTGACCACGTCCTTGTGCCCATGATTCCCACGACACTTTCGGTGCGAACCTACCGCCAATTGCTGGCGTTCGCCAATAAGAAACGATATGACACCAGCAAAATGTACCCTTTTTTTTCAATGGTCGATCGGCACAAAAAAATGCACCGTGAATTGATGCTCAGCGTGTCAAGGGGTTTTAAAGGCGTTTTGCAAAGCTTTGTGCCTTATTTGGCGCAAGTGGAAAAAATGGGGATTCACCGGGCGCCGGTGTCGGCCTTTGCACCCAAATCAGTGGCTTCAAAGTCATACCAAAATTTATGGGACAAAGTTGAGAGCACCATCTTCGCTGCGCGTTAG